The Hymenobacter sp. GOD-10R genome includes a window with the following:
- a CDS encoding EthD domain-containing protein translates to MSDAAKDPQADNRHRPPYRTTYQTTTEPLIVTPTFLTRADATPRTVRPQDEGATRSKHGDSLDNPDAEPAEIALEADPNLGYEHWDEYWRKVHGPKFAYEEPGSTSEPVLRYDQIHRVAGGPSSYFRPPYHVMVTDDQKLVADPYARVPEYQRPRWDGFAYIAYASEADINRVLKQPQYDKRVVADEQTAFRMVTRSITREYILLPSPTHRDPISLVKIHYRKPELTREAFQERLLNQHAEVILAQAATHTYVRRYAQLHNIGSTQYDPEGSLMDAISVLSFASMNDVEDFLVSDGYQAIEADEASFTDLARSEFWTGITYNVINRLLPELATKR, encoded by the coding sequence ATGTCTGACGCCGCCAAAGATCCGCAAGCCGACAACCGCCACCGGCCGCCGTACCGCACCACGTACCAGACCACGACCGAGCCGCTCATCGTCACGCCGACTTTTCTGACGCGGGCCGATGCAACGCCCCGCACCGTACGGCCGCAGGACGAAGGCGCTACCCGCAGCAAGCATGGCGATTCGCTCGACAATCCCGATGCTGAGCCCGCCGAAATAGCCCTGGAAGCCGACCCCAACCTAGGCTATGAGCACTGGGATGAATATTGGCGGAAGGTGCACGGACCCAAGTTTGCCTACGAAGAGCCCGGCAGCACCTCGGAGCCCGTGTTGCGCTACGACCAAATTCACCGCGTTGCAGGCGGCCCGTCGTCTTACTTCCGTCCGCCTTACCACGTCATGGTGACCGACGACCAGAAGCTAGTGGCTGACCCGTACGCACGGGTTCCCGAGTACCAACGCCCGCGTTGGGACGGTTTCGCCTACATTGCTTACGCTTCGGAAGCCGATATCAACCGGGTGCTGAAGCAGCCTCAATACGACAAGCGCGTAGTGGCCGACGAGCAAACGGCCTTTCGCATGGTTACGCGCTCTATCACCCGCGAATACATTCTGCTGCCGAGCCCCACGCACCGCGACCCTATCAGCTTGGTCAAAATTCACTACCGCAAGCCGGAGCTCACGCGTGAGGCATTCCAGGAACGCTTGCTCAACCAGCACGCGGAAGTAATACTAGCGCAAGCAGCTACGCACACCTACGTGCGGCGCTATGCCCAACTGCACAACATCGGCTCGACCCAATACGACCCTGAAGGCAGCCTAATGGATGCTATTTCGGTGCTGTCGTTCGCCAGCATGAACGACGTAGAGGACTTCCTCGTGTCAGATGGATACCAGGCTATTGAAGCCGATGAGGCGTCGTTCACAGACCTAGCACGGTCAGAGTTCTGGACGGGCATCACTTATAATGTAATCAACCGATTGCTACCAGAGCTAGCTACTAAGCGTTGA
- a CDS encoding prephenate dehydratase, with product MSPKIAIQGFEGSFHQIAARHYFGTDIAFSTCATFAEVVRQVTSEEVDCGLMAIENSIAGSILPNYNLLQQVNLRVTGEVYLRIRQHLLMLPGQSLTDIREVHSHPMALLQCRAFLREHLDWRLVETEDTALSAKNIREQHLTGTAAVAGSLAAELFDMNIVAEDIHSDDQNYTRFLVVERAEKAKPVGNANKASLYFHTDHQQGSLAKVLVRIADRGINLSKLQSYPRPGYTWQYYFHADLEFDAAQQLEQVLEDIAPVTDSVRVLGVYRKGETY from the coding sequence ATGAGTCCCAAAATTGCCATCCAAGGTTTCGAAGGAAGCTTCCACCAAATAGCCGCCCGTCATTATTTCGGCACCGACATCGCCTTTTCAACGTGCGCCACGTTTGCGGAAGTGGTGCGGCAGGTGACCAGCGAGGAAGTGGACTGCGGCCTGATGGCAATTGAGAACTCCATCGCAGGCAGCATTTTACCGAACTATAACCTGCTGCAACAAGTCAACTTGCGCGTGACCGGCGAGGTGTACCTGCGCATCCGTCAGCACCTGCTGATGCTGCCGGGCCAGTCGCTCACCGATATCCGCGAAGTACATTCACACCCGATGGCGCTGCTCCAATGCCGGGCTTTCCTACGTGAGCACCTCGATTGGCGCTTGGTAGAAACCGAGGATACAGCCCTAAGTGCCAAGAATATTCGTGAACAGCACCTGACGGGTACCGCCGCTGTGGCCGGTAGTCTAGCTGCCGAACTGTTCGATATGAACATTGTGGCCGAAGACATTCACTCCGACGACCAGAACTACACGCGTTTCCTGGTGGTGGAGCGGGCCGAAAAAGCCAAGCCAGTGGGCAACGCCAACAAAGCTTCCCTGTACTTCCACACTGACCATCAGCAGGGTAGCCTAGCCAAAGTGCTGGTACGCATCGCCGACCGCGGCATCAATCTCTCCAAGCTTCAGTCGTATCCGCGGCCTGGCTACACGTGGCAGTATTATTTCCACGCCGACCTGGAGTTCGACGCGGCCCAGCAGCTCGAACAGGTACTCGAAGACATAGCACCCGTGACCGACAGCGTGCGCGTGCTAGGGGTATACCGCAAAGGAGAGACTTACTAA
- a CDS encoding pyridoxal phosphate-dependent aminotransferase, translating to MQISTAQRLAHTGEYYFSQKLREIEGLNKAGADIINLGIGSPDMPPHPSVIKALTESAELPNTHAYQGYKGVPALREAIAGWYERSYGVTLNPDTEVLPLLGSKEGIMHICMTFLQEGDEVLIPNPGYPTYRAAAQLSGATIVDYDLTAERGWLPDLKDLAQRDLSRVKLMLVNYPHMPTGAQATPEFFAELVAFAKTQNILLVHDNPYSFILNDNPTSLLATPGAKDVVLELNSLSKSHNMAGWRVGMLVGRGDLLQDVLRFKSNMDSGMFLPVQRAAVAALQLGADWYEELNQHYRARRELVYELLTTIGCTFDRQQTGMFVWASIPKSYADGYAVSDKFLHDARVFITPGGIFGSNGNAFVRISLCQPEKVFRAALERIVKALQPSSASV from the coding sequence ATGCAGATCAGCACCGCCCAGCGACTGGCGCACACCGGCGAATACTACTTCTCCCAGAAGCTCCGCGAAATCGAAGGGTTGAACAAAGCCGGCGCCGACATCATCAACCTAGGTATCGGCAGCCCCGACATGCCGCCGCACCCCAGCGTGATTAAGGCGCTGACGGAGTCGGCTGAGCTGCCGAACACGCACGCCTACCAAGGCTATAAAGGCGTGCCCGCCCTGCGTGAAGCCATAGCTGGCTGGTATGAGCGTAGTTATGGCGTGACGTTAAACCCCGATACGGAAGTGCTGCCGCTGCTAGGGTCGAAGGAAGGCATTATGCACATCTGCATGACCTTCCTGCAAGAAGGCGACGAGGTACTGATTCCGAACCCCGGCTATCCAACGTATCGTGCTGCCGCTCAGCTTAGTGGCGCCACTATCGTGGACTATGACCTCACGGCCGAACGCGGCTGGCTTCCCGATCTGAAGGACCTAGCCCAGCGCGACCTAAGCCGCGTGAAGCTGATGCTGGTGAATTACCCGCACATGCCCACCGGTGCCCAAGCCACGCCGGAGTTCTTCGCTGAGCTGGTAGCCTTTGCCAAAACGCAGAACATTCTGCTGGTGCACGACAACCCATATAGCTTCATTCTCAACGATAATCCCACCAGCCTACTCGCTACACCCGGCGCCAAGGACGTGGTGTTGGAGCTGAACTCCCTGAGCAAATCGCACAACATGGCCGGCTGGCGCGTAGGCATGCTGGTAGGTCGCGGTGATCTGCTGCAAGACGTGCTGCGCTTCAAGAGCAACATGGATTCGGGTATGTTCTTGCCGGTGCAGCGGGCTGCCGTAGCCGCCCTTCAGCTAGGTGCTGATTGGTACGAGGAGCTGAACCAACACTACCGCGCCCGTCGCGAGCTAGTGTATGAGCTGCTCACCACCATCGGCTGCACCTTCGACCGTCAGCAAACGGGTATGTTCGTGTGGGCCTCTATTCCAAAAAGTTATGCTGATGGTTACGCCGTGAGCGACAAGTTCTTGCATGACGCTCGCGTGTTCATCACGCCTGGCGGCATCTTCGGCAGCAATGGCAACGCCTTCGTGCGAATCAGCCTCTGCCAACCCGAAAAAGTGTTTCGCGCTGCTCTGGAGCGCATTGTGAAAGCCTTGCAACCTAGCTCCGCTAGCGTTTAG